In Montipora capricornis isolate CH-2021 chromosome 4, ASM3666992v2, whole genome shotgun sequence, a single genomic region encodes these proteins:
- the LOC138047375 gene encoding tetratricopeptide repeat protein 28-like isoform X5, whose protein sequence is MAGFKASTSGRRVQFKVEMPREAYYRQGVALQCLGRHADALGAFASALAQDDKSPQLLTSLTEAAMKSPLRAALEPTYNQLNKMKLDKSPFVMISVIGQELLSVGYVTAAVDCLEAALKVGTCGLRLRGSVISALSTAYWKIGNIKKAMEYMKQDLETAQSLNDKAGVCRAHGNLGGAYYSQRMYKEAIEHQKAQLAISMNVKDRKTSATALSSLGHTYVSVADYSNALASHKQSCQIYKELRDKQGEARELGNIGAVHVLLSDSDNAIRCHQEHLKIAVELGDQTEEGRAYSNLGSAFHYKRDFEKAIQYHRKVLDAAKKTKDSFMEARAYAGLGHAMRCKGDTEQAKTFHEYQLALAMKLKDRATEGRALSNLGIIFQQKGNYGQALKLHKKHLAICKELGDRAGQGQAYGNMGCAYSACARYDQAIKFHKQELLISKEVNDRPSEACTQGNLAVAYQAIGSLDKSLTHYQQHLAISQELGDQSNEAIALSNLGNFYSSCGNFSKAIPYYENFLSICRHLRDRLGECKACHNLGYAHYSLGNYLDAVPYYERNVTMAKDLEDRSSLGHAYCNLGLVYSALGKQDKALECQKEFLTVSQEALNVQGEFKACGNIGDIHVALGNTDQGIRFFQEQLQVAKKAQVLSLESEARGALGSAHKTAGNLEKALASFETELQLRRRVNDSLGICRALSNLGAIHVGMQRYKEAFACYSQQLSLANELDDCIMQAEACGNLGITKINSHDYQEALGFFEQQIATLEQVAGAVLESGRAYGNLGDCYHMLSDHEEAVKCYEKYLAAAQQLDSATDQDKAYRGLGNAHRTMGNLQQALVCFEKRLVVAHELADFRSKGTAYCELGNMHKILGNYEQALACFEQQLSLAKQRNDLINEGDALCGLGVVNQRMGEYEKALKLHEEEMAVADKQNNIERKGRASYHLGMTHEILGNYEQAVVYQEQHLKIASDINDQGAKAQAYSSLGRIHHALDNYTQAISYLKQGLAIVKTLGRNEDEARIHHRLGLSYLADNQLEIAQDHLYRAADLLEKLREEGIHTGEYKMSLYELQAATYQVLQRVLVSQGFHGDALAVAERSRTRDFIGLLQERQGSNRLENGISKYLENPLTSPEHITDFVKSQKCSVLYYSIAAGHLYSWLITPRKGIVKFHDTLLSDGDHDNEIAIDLDQSASAGYSPGSTLLDSYITQVRDALGVEPHLNLSRTASLSDSETEEAWERGSILSTGASPQSYISADEDETISLSSLSLGSSFRSSSRMNFWSKKNVRKLNGVRTSNKKLGWSGKPPLRALYELLIAPMEDALPASSSFEGEDSELALVLQGDLYLVPFPVLKGSLSKEYLFRRFRLIVVPSLQSLATNGKVMSSRRSGLDASSIMVIGNPKVPTNFGQWESNPSAEHEAKIVAELFNTKPLLSNLATKSEVVQRLPKAECVHFATHVSWKLSSLILASQNNDQRFSTPAGSPEGASLDILGDVTSQEAPALSEFLLTASDILDQKLSAKLVVIGAAHNHSSPNRITSDGVIALTRSFLSAGAQCVLISLWPVPDLACKLLLKAFYGSLLQGMLASQALCQAMQVVQATKQFSHPSNWAGFMLVGGDSALTNKEALMSGAISKLLDNPGNCRDALKVLVHLVDKAQQRIRQGQRSSMYTADASIDAKVKGANGWRELLKLIGFRFQKASNGIPDSVFFPSVTSGVADKLAAASNHLHALLGLSPTTLQALSKLVNAHAVNTALVSLFSHVLSCFAQGMNNVQVPLKLKLWRTIGCHELLASLGFDLIGVGKDEVMLRSGKANSRRAVQCTVQALCALTDSENPAEKEDPTFKLTKVHSASTIISSLSLISASMESDLDNRTRDSEGSTQDITKNSSVRSKTSITSRPVKSEAHLSSEASLPVSVPDPERKTVPARGLSKAQALPFSSANKHSNFNGHVRTNKRSPSVSAITDHSRTTSVADPSDSDIDSYSDIVGKRRSLKDSDSHNFVDLKRGDSKQNARELVENTNVRSWASNPNPNGSFVSRVKDKQDTVIENPARVGKQISRTFEPSTSVGKSLPNLLSINGNGLARNNVPYVVRRPRRTRSESQDPVVHNGSRSSPNGRSKSVPRPRENGSSDEEEVEHAHGKGPKRSNSDLRGKHVIIGRERNNQNGPQLLRVSSVDSPVRDESLRTKPALTKANDAKVNHAEQLAAEMQQGRMNGKTQSFQRFRNDSLSSQDSTDNETRQSAAEMAAAALMNGDVTPAAIKAQTKKGNPQSLKMTATIAGNRKLRREHLANIAHLQSSSC, encoded by the exons ATGGCCGGCTTTAAAGCATCAACCTCTGGCCGTCGTGTGCAGTTTAAAGTTGAAATGCCGCGTGAG GCCTACTATCGACAAGGCGTGGCCTTGCAATGCCTGGGGCGACATGCCGACGCCCTCGGAGCTTTTGCCTCTGCGCTTGCGCAGGATGACAAGAGTCCCCAACTGCTGACCTCTCTGACTGAGGCCGCCATGAAGTCCCCATTGAGAG CCGCCTTGGAGCCAACTTACAACCAGCTGAACAAAATGAAACTTGACAAGAGCCCTTTTGTAATGATCTCTGTGATTGGACAAGAGCTGTTGTCAGTCGGTTACGTAACAGCTGCTGTTGATTGTCTTGAGGCTGCTCTGAAGGTCGGAACATGTGGCTTGCGCCTCAGGGGATCCGTCATATCGGCGCTAAGTACGGCGTACTGGAAGATCGGAAATATAAAGAAAGCCATGGAATACATGAAACAGGACTTAGAAACGGCGCAATCGTTAAATGACAAAGCGGGAGTGTGTCGAGCGCATGGCAACCTCGGCGGAGCGTATTACTCCCAGCGTATGTACAAAGAAGCGATTGAGCATCAAAAGGCTCAGTTGGCAATttcaatgaatgtgaaagaccGTAAAACATCCGCAACAGCACTGAGTTCGTTAGGACACACCTATGTGTCAGTAGCTGATTATTCCAACGCGTTGGCAAGCCACAAGCAGTCTTGTCAGATTTACAAGGAGTTGAGAGACAAACAAGGTGAAGCCAGAGAGCTTGGCAACATTGGAGCGGTGCACGTGCTACTATCGGATTCCGACAACGCAATCAGGTGCCACCAGGAACATTTGAAAATTGCTGTCGAGTTAGGAGATCAAACAGAAGAAGGGCGCGCTTATAGCAATTTGGGAAGCGCGTTTCATTACAAGAGGGATTTCGAGAAAGCCATTCAGTACCACAGGAAGGTGTTGGATGCGGCGAAGAAAACGAAGGATTCATTTATGGAGGCACGTGCGTATGCAGGTCTTGGGCATGCGATGAGGTGCAAGGGGGATACAGAGCAGGCAAAGACCTTTCATGAATATCAGCTGGCTTTAGCAATGAAGCTCAAAGACCGGGCCACGGAAGGGCGCGCTCTCTCCAATCTAGGAATTATTTTCCAACAGAAAGGGAATTATGGACAAGCCTTAAAACTGCACAAGAAACACTTAGCGATTTGTAAAGAGCTGGGGGACCGAGCAGGCCAAGGACAAGCCTATGGGAACATGGGATGCGCTTACAGTGCATGCGCGAGGTATGATCAAGCTATTAAATTCCACAAGCAAGAGTTGTTAATTTCCAAAGAAGTGAACGATCGACCCTCGGAGGCTTGCACGCAAGGAAATCTAGCAGTAGCTTATCAAGCCATTGGAAGCCTTGATAAATCACTGACACATTACCAACAACACTTGGCTATCTCTCAGGAACTTGGTGATCAATCAAACGAGGCCATTGCTTTGAGTAACTTGGGAAATTTTTACAGTTCTTGCGGCAATTTCTCCAAGGCTATACCCTATTATGAGAATTTCCTATCAATTTGCAGGCATTTGCGAGATCGACTTGGCGAATGTAAAGCGTGTCACAATCTTGGGTATGCTCATTATTCCCTCGGGAATTACTTGGACGCGGTACCATATTACGAGAGAAACGTGACGATGGCAAAGGATCTGGAAGATAGGTCTAGTCTAGGACACGCTTACTGTAATCTAGGACTCGTGTACAGCGCGCTTGGCAAACAAGACAAAGCGCTTGAGTGTCAGAAGGAGTTTTTGACTGTGTCCCAGGAAGCATTGAATGTCCAAGGCGAGTTCAAAGCTTGCGGCAACATCGGAGATATTCATGTTGCCTTAGGAAACACTGACCAAGGTATCCGCTTTTTCCAGGAGCAACTTCAAGTTGCGAAAAAGGCGCAAGTTCTATCACTTGAGAGTGAAGCACGTGGTGCGTTAGGCAGCGCGCACAAGACTGCAGGTAATTTGGAGAAAGCCTTGGCCTCTTTCGAAACTGAGCTACAGCTCAGAAGACGCGTTAATGATTCACTGGGAATCTGCAGGGCTTTGAGTAATTTGGGTGCAATTCACGTAGGTATGCAACGATACAAGGAAGCTTTTGCTTGCTATTCTCAGCAACTGAGCCTTGCCAATGAATTGGACGATTGTATCATGCAAGCTGAAGCGTGTGGCAACTTGGGAATCACCAAAATAAACTCTCATGATTATCAGGAAGCGTTAGGATTTTTCGAGCAACAGATCGCCACTTTAGAGCAAGTTGCTGGCGCTGTGCTCGAAAGCGGACGTGCGTACGGGAATCTTGGCGATTGTTACCACATGCTGAGTGATCACGAGGAGGCCGTAAAATGTTATGAGAAATACCTCGCGGCTGCGCAGCAGTTAGACAGTGCCACTGACCAGGACAAAGCGTATCGTGGACTTGGAAACGCGCACAGAACCATGGGAAATCTCCAGCAAGCGCTagtttgttttgaaaagagATTGGTGGTTGCGCATGAGTTGGCCGATTTCCGCTCCAAGGGAACAGCATATTGTGAACTTGGAAATATGCACAAGATTCTAGGAAATTACGAACAAGCGCTTGCATGTTTTGAGCAGCAATTGTCTTTGGCAAAGCAACGCAATGATTTAATCAACGAAGGAGATGCTCTCTGTGGACTTGGTGTAGTGAATCAGAGGATGGGTGAATATGAGAAGGCGCTGAAACTTCACGAAGAAGAAATGGCTGTTGCCGATAAACAGAACAACATAGAGCGCAAGGGTCGCGCTTCGTACCATCTGGGTATGACACATGAAATTCTCGGAAATTATGAACAGGCGGTGGTCTACCAGGAACAGCATCTTAAAATCGCGTCTGACATTAATGATCAAGGAGCAAAAGCACAGGCTTATAGCTCCTTAGGTAGAATACACCACGCACTGGATAACTATACCCAGGCCATTTCCTACCTCAAACAGGGCCTCGCTATCGTAAAGACGCTGGGAAGgaatgaagacgaagctcgaATCCATCATCGACTTGGTTTGTCATATTTAGCTGATAATCAGCTGGAAATAGCACAGGATCACTTGTACCGTGCAGCAGACTTGCTTGAGAAACTGCGAGAGGAAGGAATCCACACTGGCGAGTACAAAATGTCTTTGTACGAGTTGCAGGCAGCTACCTATCAAGTTTTGCAGCGTGTCTTGGTATCTCAGGGATTCCACGGAGACGCTTTGGCAGTCGCTGAGCGCAGCAGAACCCGAGACTTCATCGGTTTGCTCCAGGAGCGACAAGGAAGTAATCGATTGGAGAACGGCATTTCCAAGTATTTGGAGAATCCGTTGACTTCACCGGAGCATATAACGGACTTTGTGAAAAGCCAGAAATGCAGTGTTTTGTACTACTCGATTGCTGCTGGACACTTGTACAGCTGGCTCATCACACCAAGGAAAGGAATAGTGAAATTTCACGACACTCTTCTTTCTGATGGAGACCACGACAACGAAATAGCGATTGATTTGGATCAGAGTGCCAGTGCTGGGTATTCACCAGGCTCCACCTTGTTAGACTCGTACATCACTCAAGTGAGAGACGCCTTGGGAGTTGAACCACATTTGAATTTAAGTCGTACCGCAAGCCTGTCTGACAGTGAGACAGAGGAAGCCTGGGAACGAGGAAGTATTCTCAGCACCGGTGCGAGTCCACAATCGTACATTTCAGCGGATGAAGATGAAACTATCAGCTTGTCTTCTTTGTCTCTTGGTTCCAGTTTCCGCTCAAGTTCGAGGATGAATTTCTGGTCAAAGAAGAATGTGCGAAAGTTGAACGGTGTAAGAACTAGTAACAAGAAGCTTGGTTGGTCGGGAAAACCCCCTCTTCGTGCTTTGTACGAGTTGCTTATTGCTCCCATGGAAGACGCTTTACCAGCGTCGTCATCTTTTGAGGGCGAAGATTCGGAGCTTGCATTGGTTTTACAAGGAGACTTGTATCTTGTTCCGTTTCCTGTCCTGAAGGGAAGCCTCTCTAAAGAGTATTTGTTTCGACGCTTCCGCTTAATCGTTGTTCCGTCCCTTCAGTCACTGGCCACGAATGGCAAAGTTATGTCGTCAAGAAGATCCGGTTTGGATGCGTCGTCCATCATggtgataggaaatccgaaggTCCCGACTAACTTCGGtcagtgggaatcgaacccaagTGCTGAACACGAAGCGAAGATAGTGGCTGAGCTCTTTAACACCAAACCCTTGCTTAGTAATCTTGCGACCAAGAGCGAAGTAGTCCAAAGATTGCCGAAGGCCGAGTGTGTGCATTTTGCGACTCACGTGTCATGGAAACTCTCATCACTTATCCTTGCGTCGCAAAATAACGATCAGAGATTTTCGACTCCCGCGGGATCGCCCGAAGGTGCAAGCCTTGATATTCTTGGTGATGTGACCTCGCAAGAGGCGCCTGCGCTGTCCGAGTTTCTGCTCACAGCATCTGACATCTTAGATCAAAAGTTATCCGCGAAACTCGTCGTCATCGGCGCTGCGCACAACCACTCGTCTCCTAATCGTATTACTTCGGATGGAGTCATCGCGCTGACAAGATCATTTTTGTCAGCGGGTGCGCAGTGTGTATTGATATCCCTATGGCCAGTCCCTGATCTTGCGTGCAAATTATTGCTCAAAGCATTTTATGGCAGTCTTCTTCAAGGGATGCTGGCCAGTCAAGCGCTGTGTCAAGCTATGCAAGTGGTTCAAGCCACAAAGCAGTTCTCGCACCCATCCAACTGGGCAGGGTTCATGCTGGTGGGCGGGGACAGTGCACTCACAAACAAGGAAGCTTTGATGAGTGGTGCAATTTCAAAGCTCTTGGATAATCCTGGCAACTGCAGAGACGCACTCAAGGTCCTTGTGCATCTG GTCGACAAAGCTCAGCAACGCATTCGTCAAGGCCAGCGGTCGTCCATGTACACAGCTGACGCAAGCATAGATGCCAAAGTAAAAGGAGCCAACGGATGGCGCGAGCTTCTAAAGCTCATTGGTTTCCGGTTTCAAAAGGCTTCTAATGGCATCCCAGACTCTGTTTTCTTCCCATCGGTCACTAGTGGAGTCGCTGATAAACTTGCTGCCGCAAGCAATCATCTGCATGCTTTACTAG GGCTGAGTCCAACCACCCTTCAGGCGCTGTCAAAACTCGTCAACGCTCATGCTGTTAACACGGCGCTTGTTTCATTG TTTAGCCATGTTCTTTCGTGTTTCGCCCAAGGAATGAACAATGTTCAGGTCCCTCTGAAGCTCAAACTTTGGCGCACCATAGGATGCCATGAGCTTCTCGCTTCTCTCGGCTTTGATCTGATCGGTGTTGGCAAAGATGAAGTGATGCTGAGATCTGGCAAAGCAAACAGCAGGCGCGCCGTGCAATGCACAGTACAGGCTCTGTGTGCTCTTACTG ATTCAGAGAATCCCGCTGAAAAAGAAGATCCTACCTTCAAGCTCACCAAGGTTCACTCGGCATCTACAATCATCTCCAGCCTGTCACTTATTTCAGCTTCGATGGAATCAGACCTCGACAACAGGACCAGAGATAGCGAGGGCTCCACACAGGATATCACAAAGAACTCAAGTGTGAGGTCCAAAACCAGCATCACCTCACGGCCTGTCAAGTCCGAGGCCCACTTGTCCAGTGAAGCCAGTCTTCCAGTGTCGGTACCAGACCCTGAAAGAAAAACCGTGCCCGCGCGAGGGTTGTCCAAAGCACAGGCATTGCCGTTTTCAAGCGCGAATAAACACTCGAATTTTAACGGTCACGTTCGGACTAATAAAAGGAGTCCTTCAGTGTCCGCCATTACGGACCATTCTCGGACGACTTCGGTAGCCGATCCGTCCGATTCGGATATAGACAGTTACTCGGACATTGTCGGAAAGCGGCGTTCGTTAAAGGACTCCGATAGCCATAACTTCGTAGACCTCAAAAGGGGTGACTCGAAACAAAATGCCAGAGAGTTGGTAGAAAATACGAACGTTCGTTCGTGGGCGTCGAATCCGAATCCTAATGGAAGCTTTGTCTCCAGAGTTAAGGATAAGCAAGATACAGTCATCGAAAACCCTGCTAGAGTTGGAAAGCAGATCTCTAGAACTTTTGAGCCATCGACTAGTGTGGGGAAATCTTTACCGAATCTATTGAGTATTAATGGAAATGGTTTAGCTCGTAATAATGTTCCATACGTGGTTCGACGACCAAGAAGGACGCGCAGTGAAAGCCAGGATCCAGTAGTGCACAACGGATCTCGATCCTCTCCGAATGGCCGGTCAAAATCCGTTCCTAGACCGAGAGAGAATGGGTCCAGTGACGAGGAGGAGGTAGAGCATGCGCACGGTAAAGGACCGAAACGTAGTAACAGTGATTTGCGAGGCAAACACGTGATAATTGGAAGAGAAAGAAACAATCAAAATGGCCCACAGCTTTTGAGAGTTTCTAGTGTGGATTCACCAGTAAGAGACGAATCTCTGAGAACTAAACCTGCGCTTA